TTGTTTTTACAGATATGGCAGTATCTTTCATGAGGTGTTCATTTCTCATATGTCAAGCAATTTAAGACTTTTGCATATAAAATTTGCATTTATGGTCATGTTATGTAACAGCTTTGATTTTTAAAAGCAAGACTGTGAGCTGGATTCCTAAGTACTTCAGTAACAAAATATCTGATTCTCCCAGTGGACGCTCCTTCATAATCCCTCTTTCGTAACCTGCAGGTCTTTACTCCGTGATCGGGTTTACTGCTCCGCTCTGCGAAGGCTACAGGAGTCTCTCTTCCTTTTCCCATTAGAGCCGGAATCCAGTCCAGGACACTGAATCCAGAATTACAGTGtccaggttgttgttgttactgtaacaacaaataatatcaataattaATATCAATTTTATATTCTATGATCTACTTTAATGTGTTATGCAAAGTACGTTTAAACcttttgcatgctttttaaCCTTAAATTCACTACAggtttttgtttattaaaatattcattGTGGATGTTGAACTCACAGTTTGGAGTTGGTGGGAAATAAATGAGCAAAAGAAAAGATAGttttacaataaaacaggatATAGTaactattttttattattttctgcaATAAAATCAAATACATTCACAACCAGTAATATGATATTTGCAGCATTAGGTATGTTTTCTTCAAGAAGTGAATAACTGGATTAAAGCTTTTGTTTAAATTGAGCATCCATGTTTAATACTCACTGAAAACAGGagaaactgttttctgtttccttcaatttattaaagtatttttttaaagtgttaatCCTACAAGCTTCTCAgttttcttattcatttttcatgCAACAAGCAATTAAAGATTTTTACATACAAAGCAACACTTACCACTTTAAGTCGTgcacatatacatataaatcTATTCAtctacacacctgaataaaaatgattatatatttttattttctattcttCACTTTATTTCTTGGTGATGTCCTCATAGCTAAAGACAACAGAGGCTATCTGCTCATGTATTTCCTGCTGCCCACACTCAAACAGACATGCAAACCAGCCATCATCAATGTAAGCCAGGTCTGAGTAACCACTGGGTCCCTCATTAATGATGCAGGGGTTGCTCCATGCCTTTGGATCACGTGGGGATTTGTTCACATACACACCGAGATCAATCCTGTGCGATTTACTGGTTGGGTGCGTGAACAGCAGCCAATTGTTTTGGTTTGGATCACTTTGTGCAGTTCCAATTTGTTCTTGAGATGGAAAGGAGACCACACTTCCCTGACATCCTGAGCAGCACTTTGTTTCTGTAAGCTTAGTGCATCTAAATGTGCTGAAGGTAAAACCTTTATTCACACTGATAGCTTCTACTCGAGAGCAGCAAAAACTTCGAGCATTGCAATAAATGAAACTGGAGCCGTTGTCTTCATAGACCTCTGCCATTTGACATTCGCATGATTCTGATTGCAACATTTGACCAAATTTCCAACTTTTATCAGGATCATCACTATACAGCGAGAGTGCATATGATTTACAACAGCAACTGAACGAACATGCAACTGGTTTACAACAGCAATGCAAGAGGCAAGTACTACTGCAATAAGCATAAACTGGGATAATCAGTCTACCACTCTCTGTTTGAATCCCATGGCCTGGCCCAACAGCAAATGTGGACCAGTTTTTTATTTCACTCAGTTCGTCCGTCAAATCGGTCACATCGCTCCAGGCTTTTCCAAGATTGTTACTTGTGATGTAGCAGAGACGGGTCCTGTTGTCACAGTTTTCTATTTGGTCACTCTCAGTGATACCGTCTTcaacacagatgaaaaacaggaaaagttTTTTGTTGACCGTGTCATACACCGGGCAGGGGTTCATTGAACGGTATCCTTTAATAAGTGCCTTTTCCACCTCTTTGAGCTCTAACCACTAAAAGAGAGATTGATCAgaagtaaataaaacagaacagttcaGAACAGGACTGTAACTAACAAGTAATTTAGAACTGAAATGGCTGATTATCAGTATTACCTCAACTCTCTTCTCAGAGGATTCCTCTTTCATCTTTCCTGTTCTCATAACCAGCTTTTCTCCACTGGCATCATCTGAAGTCTTCCTCTGCTCTGCAAAGGCAAGTAAAGTTTTACTTTCTTTCTCATACAGAAGAGCAGGAATCCTGTAAACGCATTGAGCAGCTTCTTTAGATTCAAAGACAGTTTGTTTCTGTAGCTGAGCTGTTGCTGAATGTCCACAGCCCATGTTTGCTGTCCTTGTGTATAAAATGGATATTAAATTATAAAGAAGTCTTGCTAGTTGTAGGCTGGCTGTTAGAGAGTGTGGATGAGGGAGGGATCTTTGTTTTTATCACAGATCGATGGTCATTTCTGAGGAAATGATTCACATTTCCCTGAGCTCCACCCCCCGTTCCCTTAACAAAATAAATAGGCAAAATTCGGCTTTCATCATGCATGGGGAAGAAGAACATATATCACAGGAAATTTACAATAAAGATCATGATTTAGGAAGTAAAAAACAtcataacacaaacaaaaaacatttaaacgTGAGTCTGATACTATGGTTTTTGAAGTCTTGATGAATACAAAAGAGAAATCAAGCATAGAAGATTTAATAGAAGGTCAAAATGATGGTCAGACTTCAGACTGGGCTGGAATCCAGCGAGAAGAGACCACTAAGTGCACTAACTCAGAAAAGTCCTCAGTTACTTAAGTTATGATACCAAAgtagtaaatatttaaatactAAAGCAGTACCTCTTTGGTGTCTTTTacccaaaaaaataaatcacctataaaatataataccaatagaataaataaataaattagagcTGTGCACACTTTGCATTTAAGGGAGCTTGAAGATGGAGTCTCTTTCCTTATCAGGGATTCTGCAGATGTGTTCTGGAGAAAGAGGCgtttaaagctgtttttcatGGATGTGATCCTGTATTCTCACATTGGGTAACTGGGCGGGGTTGATGACAGTGAGAGTTAGAGAATGTGACTCTTGGCTGGTCTTCGGGTTTCATTGGAAGCCAAACATCATTGCTCATTTCTGATAAAGTCATTTCCTTCTCAGTAAACTAACCTTCTCCCCTGTTATAGGGGTGGCTCTAGTAATGCACTTGTAATGCACTTACATAGAAAAAGCATAGCAAAATGTGCTTcagtgaatgggtgaatgaggcaggttgtgtaaagcgtgctcagacagagtagaaaagtgctaaatAAGAAAaggtccatttaccatttcctGTTCCTGAGAAATAGAAATTAAATCACCATGTTGGAGAAATATCCCAAAAAATAAGTTCAGACTAAACATCTCTGAATCcaagttttggggttttttatgtcattgctttgtctgtttttggcacaaacacagacaaaaagaTTAGCACCATATTGTACATTTTTTATAGTTTTCAAGAACAGAACTGGAAGTTTCTgtcagacagaaaaaacaacacatttattaTAAATACGGTATAAGAAATGCTGAGCAGTCTGAATATGAAAAGCTGTAATGCGACTCTGTAGGTCAGTCAGTCCCTGTCTGCCTTTAAACAATCATAAATTTGACCTGATGGTATCCTCCACCCAAGAAATTAACCAGTCTCTTCTGTACTACCTGCACCAGTAAATGTGGAGACTCAACAACCAGATTATTCTCAACCAGGTATCTCCTCCTATAGCAGAGCTGTGGCTGGATTCATGTCCATCAAGACAGTCAGGCACTAATTCTCTCCACTGCACCTTCCCAGTTTTTCAACTGGAAATCATCATTGccaagcatctgtgtggttctcagtcatccaggtcatgttAATCTAAGATATGATCACAATGGATCACACTCATAAATTTATCATTTGTCATAAGTCAACAATAAAAGTCAGTTGATTAGGATGTGTGTATAATTAcatattttttgtttctcatgTGTTATGAAACAGGTTTCGTGTTTAAAACTAAGATTGTATGCTACATTCCCAAGTACTTAAGTAACAAAATAGCTGATTTTCCCAGTGGAGGCTCCCTCCCTCAACATTCCTCTTTTATAACCGTCAGTTTTGTACTAGTATGATCTGGATTACTCCTTTGCGCTGCGAAAATTGTAAGAGTTTCTCTCTTGTAGCAGTAATCTTCTAACCCTTTTATAAGCAGTCCTCCATTTTCAGAGGTTCAGAGATAATGTGAAAAACTGTATAACTGCACAGTAGCTCTCTGAAGCACCTGCCAATCACTTTTAAAGCATTAACTGAGTCTGAATGGAGAGTATATCTTTGTAAATTTGAGAATTTACCCTGCTACTTCTATTAGCAGTTACATTATTAAACAATGCTACTATTACTCAGTCATATATGATCATACCATGTAGTGGCTCCACATTGTTTTACAGATACGGCAGTATCTTTCATGAGCCGGTTC
This sequence is a window from Oreochromis niloticus isolate F11D_XX linkage group LG6, O_niloticus_UMD_NMBU, whole genome shotgun sequence. Protein-coding genes within it:
- the LOC106098442 gene encoding sialidase-3-like — its product is MGCGHSATAQLQKQTVFESKEAAQCVYRIPALLYEKESKTLLAFAEQRKTSDDASGEKLVMRTGKMKEESSEKRVEWLELKEVEKALIKGYRSMNPCPVYDTVNKKLFLFFICVEDGITESDQIENCDNRTRLCYITSNNLGKAWSDVTDLTDELSEIKNWSTFAVGPGHGIQTESGRLIIPVYAYCSSTCLLHCCCKPVACSFSCCCKSYALSLYSDDPDKSWKFGQMLQSESCECQMAEVYEDNGSSFIYCNARSFCCSRVEAISVNKGFTFSTFRCTKLTETKCCSGCQGSVVSFPSQEQIGTAQSDPNQNNWLLFTHPTSKSHRIDLGVYVNKSPRDPKAWSNPCIINEGPSGYSDLAYIDDGWFACLFECGQQEIHEQIASVVFSYEDITKK